One window of the Ureibacillus sp. FSL W7-1570 genome contains the following:
- a CDS encoding DUF3784 domain-containing protein, whose amino-acid sequence MNIGTIICLLLAVVFGMISMIFALLKEKGAMLISGFNTLSKEEQANYDQKKMSIDMRNSLFLWSILLLSGALFGYFLSQYGAFLAIVIWLILFSKMFILIQKKPLRNIGNHKISKCIN is encoded by the coding sequence ATGAATATCGGAACAATCATCTGTCTACTACTTGCAGTGGTTTTTGGAATGATCTCGATGATTTTTGCGCTATTAAAAGAAAAAGGCGCAATGCTCATTAGTGGATTTAATACGCTGTCCAAAGAGGAACAAGCAAACTATGATCAAAAGAAAATGAGCATCGATATGAGAAATTCCCTTTTTCTTTGGTCCATCCTTTTATTATCAGGGGCCCTTTTCGGATATTTTCTCAGTCAGTATGGTGCATTCCTCGCCATTGTCATTTGGCTGATCCTTTTTTCAAAGATGTTCATCTTGATCCAAAAAAAGCCTTTAAGAAATATAGGAAACCATAAAATTTCCAAATGTATAAATTGA
- a CDS encoding YjdF family protein, which translates to MILTIYYDGQFWIGVIEYHENGRLKAYRYVFGTEPNDTEVWEFVNNRLPKIIQSRKQIGIADRKKLKKKVNPKRLQRKVAKEMQKSGISTKAQEAIKKEIEQRKRETKKLQKERNEALKQRKWELKKQKAKQKHKGR; encoded by the coding sequence ATGATATTGACGATTTATTATGATGGCCAGTTTTGGATTGGAGTGATTGAATATCACGAAAACGGAAGATTAAAGGCGTATCGTTACGTATTCGGCACAGAGCCCAATGATACGGAAGTATGGGAATTTGTGAATAATCGGTTGCCTAAAATCATTCAAAGCAGGAAACAAATTGGAATTGCCGATCGGAAAAAGCTGAAGAAAAAAGTGAATCCGAAACGCCTTCAACGGAAAGTCGCCAAAGAAATGCAAAAAAGCGGGATTTCCACCAAGGCGCAGGAGGCAATAAAAAAAGAAATCGAGCAACGCAAACGGGAAACGAAGAAACTCCAAAAAGAACGCAACGAAGCACTTAAACAAAGAAAATGGGAATTAAAAAAACAAAAAGCGAAACAAAAGCATAAAGGCCGCTAG
- a CDS encoding GNAT family N-acetyltransferase — protein sequence MEKKMIETERLILREMTEQDFDALFAVLGDPEVMQHYPNVFDETKVREWIHRNIERYEIFSFGLWAVVLKETGELIGDCGLTMQQIGGNIKPEIGYHIRKDMQRKGYGTEAAKAVIDWAFTNTPFQILYSYMKHTNAGSYRTAISAGMKLVEEFPDKVNGITKVYAITREEWIALKKESILCSVETQSQL from the coding sequence ATGGAAAAAAAGATGATTGAAACAGAGAGATTAATTCTTAGAGAAATGACAGAACAGGATTTTGACGCATTGTTTGCCGTTTTGGGAGACCCCGAAGTGATGCAACACTATCCGAATGTTTTTGATGAAACCAAAGTGAGGGAATGGATTCATCGGAATATTGAAAGATATGAAATTTTCTCTTTTGGATTGTGGGCGGTTGTATTAAAAGAAACAGGGGAATTAATTGGAGATTGCGGACTGACCATGCAGCAGATTGGCGGGAACATCAAACCGGAAATCGGTTATCATATACGAAAAGATATGCAGAGAAAAGGATATGGAACTGAAGCCGCAAAAGCGGTGATCGACTGGGCTTTCACAAATACTCCGTTTCAAATTCTTTATTCATATATGAAGCACACAAATGCCGGTTCATATCGTACTGCGATTTCGGCGGGAATGAAACTGGTGGAGGAATTTCCTGATAAAGTAAATGGAATCACAAAGGTTTATGCAATTACAAGAGAAGAATGGATTGCTTTGAAAAAGGAATCCATTCTTTGCAGTGTTGAAACTCAATCGCAATTATGA